The window TCGGCACGTCGTCCCTGCGGCGGTTGGCCCAGTTGCGCCACCGGTTTCCCCATCTTACCTTCCGGGACATTCGCGGCAATTTGAATACGCGCCTGCAAAAGCTGGACCGGGGGGACTACGATGGGCTGATTCTGGCGGTGGCGGGTTTGCGGCGGCTGGGGTGGGCCGACCGGATTAGCGAGGTGTTGGAGCCGGAGATTTCCCTGTATGCCGTCGGGCAGGGGGCGTTGGGGGTGCAATGCCGGGCGGCAGATGAATCGGTGCGGGAGCTTTTGCAGGTGGTGCATCACCAGGAGACGGCGCTGCGCTGTTGGGCGGAACGGGCCTTTTTGCGCCAGTTGGAGGGAGGTTGCCAGGTGCCGATTGGGGTGCATTCACAACTCGAGGGGGAGATGTTGACCCTGAGCGGTGTGGTGCTCAGTTTGGACGGGCAACAGCGGGTGGCGGGTACGCAAACGGCGCGGGTGACCAACGAAACGGAGGCAGCAGTCCTAGGGGAGGCCCTGGCCCAATCCCTGCGACAACAGGGGGCGGAGGCCATTCTCCAGGCTATTTTTGCGACGGTAGGGCGGGGCTGAGGCTTGCCAGGGGGGCCACCGGGTCGCTAGAGTCATCAGGGGGGGGGGTGACGTAGGACGCAAGGAGCAGCAGCGATGGTGGCAGTGGCAGTATTGGCGGCGGGCAAAGGGACGCGGATGAAGTCGAGCATTCCCAAGGTGCTGCACCCGCTGGCGGGGAAACCGATGGTGGAGCGGGTACTCCAGAGCACCCAGGCGCTGCCGGTGGAGCGGTTACTGGTGGTGGTGGGCCATGGCGCGGACCGGGTGCGTCAGGTCTTGGCCCATTGGCCCCGGGTGGAATTCGTGGAGCAATCGCCGCTGCTGGGAACGGGGCATGCGGTGCAGCAGTTGGTGCCTTACCTGGAGAACTACACCGGTGATTTGTTGGTGCTCAACGGCGATGTGCCCCTGATTCGCCCGGAAACGCTCCTGCAGTTGTGGGAAACCCATCGCCAGGGACAGTACGCGGTGACGTTGCTGACGGCCCTGTTGATGGACCCCACGGGCTACGGGCGGGTGATTTGCGATGGGCAGATGCACGTGAGCGCTATCATTGAGGACCGGGATTGTACACCGGCGCAACGGCAAAACCAGCGCGTCAATGCGGGCATTTACTGTTTCCGCTGGCCCCAGTTGCGGGAAGTCCTGCCCCGTTTGACCCCCAACAATCAACAGCAGGAGTACTACCTGACCGACACCATTCAGTGGCTCAAACCGGCGCGGGCGGTGGACATTCCTGACAGCACGGAAATCCTGGGCATCAACGACCGGCAGCAACTGGCGACGGCCACCCAACTGTTCTACGCCCGCCTGCGGGAGTCTTGGCTGCACCGGGGGGTGACCATGATTGACCCGGATAGCGTCACGATTGAGGATGAGGTGGAACTGGCGCCGGATGTGGTGATCGAACCCCAAACCCATCTGCGGGGGCGTACGGTCATCGGTACGGGCAGTCACATCGGCCCCGGCTGCTGGCTGGAAAACAGCACCATCGGGGAAAACGTGCGCATTCTCTACTCGGTGGTGGCCAATAGCGTTATTGGCGCGGGGTGCCAGGTGGGACCCTTTGCCCATGTGCGCGACCAGACCCAGGTGGCGGAAAACTGCCGGGTGGGCAATTTTGTGGAGATGAAAAAAACCCAGATGGGGCCGGGTAGTCGGGCGGCTCACCTGAGTTATTTGGGGGATGCCCAAATCGGTGCCCGGGTGAATGTGGGGGCCGGCGCCATCACTGCCAATTTCGATGGGCGGGACAAGCACCCCACGGTGATCCAGGACAACTGCAAGCTGGGGGCCAACTGTGTGCTGGTGGCGCCGGTGACGTTGGGTGAAGGAGTAACGGTGGCGGCAGGGTCGGTGGTGACGGAGGATGTACCCCCCGATGCCTTGGTCATTGCCCGGGCGCGCCAGGTGGTCAAACCCGGTTGGCGACCCCCCTACCTGCGCAACCATGACGCCACTTCCTGAGGGACGGCTGTATCTGGTGGCTACCCCCATCGGCCATTTGGAGGACATCACCCTACGGGCGCTGCGGGTGCTGAAAGAAGTGCACCTGATCGCCGCCGAGGACACCCGCCACACAGGGAAATTGCTCCATCACTATGGCATCACGACGCCCCAGGTGAGCTATCACCAGCACAATTGGCGCCAGCGTCTGGGGGAACTGCTCCAGCGGTTGCAGGCCGGGGAACAGATTGCCCTGGTGAGTGATGCGGGGACGCCGGGCATCAGTGACCCGGGCCAAGAACTGGTCCAAGCCTGCCTTGCCCAAGGGATTCCCGTAACGCCCGTTCCCGGGTGTAATGCCGCCATCACCGCCCTGGTGGCCAGTGGCTTGCCCACCACTCCCTTTCTGTTTCTGGGGTTTTTGCCCCCTAGGGAGACGGCGCGGCGCCAGGTGCTCCAGCGGGTCAAGGTGGTGGCAGCCACGCTCATTTGCTATGAGGCACCCCATCGGCTGGTCGCCAGTCTAACTACCATGACGGAGGTGCTGGGGGACCGGCGGTGTGTGGTGGCCCGGGAGTTGACCAAAGTCCACGAAGAATTTTGGCGAGGAACCTTGTCGGCAGCGGCGCGGCACTATGTCGAACATCCCCCCAAGGGGGAAATCACCCTGGTGGTAGCGGGCGCCGAACCAAACCCGGACATTCCCCTGGCCCAGGTGCAGTCGGAGGTGGAGCGGTTGGTGGCCCAGGGGTTAGGTTGTCGGGAAATTGCCCAGCAGTTGGCCGCCCAGACCGGTTGGCCCCGCCGGACCTTGTACCAATTGGCGCTGCAGTGCCACCGGCAGGGGAGTTGACGCCAGGGGTCGTTCCTGCTATCTATGAAGCACGGCGCCGCTACCCCCGCCCATGTTAATCGTCAAAGCCTGGTATTTGGACTACCCCCTACTGCCGGAGGATGTGGAACAGCGCCCCCCAACGTTGCGGTTGAGCAAAAAAAGTTTACTGAAACGGGCCTTTCGGGGTTTTTTTGTGGATGATGCCCAGGAAGTGCAACAGGCAGCGTGGTTTCGCAGTTTCCTGGCCGGGGAAAAGGTGGAGTTTTACCTGGAGGGCAGCGGCACCTACACCCTGGCGAATATGGACCTGGTCAGCCGCGAGGTATACCTAGAGCGTTCCGAGCTGCCGCCGGCCTTTCCCCCCCTAATTTTCTTTTGCGACCAAACGGACCTACCCGATAGCAGCGCCCAAATTGGCCACGCCCTACACCAGACCATCCACAAGTTGCAAACCCAGCACATCCTACGGGGAAAAATCCGCCTTGAACGCCCGGCCCGCCTACCCGATGGCACCGTGCGTCTGGATACGGATGTGCGGCGGTTGATTCGCCAGTCCCTGGTGGTGATTGCTGATACAACCCCGATTATCACCGTCAACGGCAAGGGGTTTCCCAGTCCCGAGGTGTGCCTGGGGGTAGGCTATGCCCTGATGACCAAAAAGCCTTACCAAATCAAGCTGGTGCAATGGCCGTCCCCGGAACCGGTCCGCTTTCCCTTTAGCATCAGCGATGAACTCCGCCTACTGCCCCGCAACGCCGCGGAATTGGCCCGGCAACTGGAACAGGCATTGACCGAGGTGTGCAAACGCTTTCGCCTGCTGTGAGGAGGGATGGGAATGACTGTGCGCTTTGTGCCGGTGGTGCTGGCGGGGGGTAAAGGGGAACGGTTCTGGCCCCTGAGTCGCTTCAACCGACCCAAACAGTTTCTTTCCTTAGATGGCAGTGGCCGCACCCTGCTCCAAAACACCGTGGCCCGCTTGCCCGCCGGGGAGGTCTGGGTGGTGACCCGCGCCGACTTGGTTCCCCTAGTGCACGAACAACTCCCCGAGCTACCCCGCGACCGAATTTTAGGGGAGCCAGAACCCCGAGATACAGCGCCGGCGGTGGCCTGGGTCACATGGGAATTGCAGCGGCGCTATGGCCCGGAAACCGTGGTGGGCATTTTCCCGGCGGACCACTGGATTCCCGACACCCAGGCGTTTCAGCACACCTTGGCCCAGGCGATTGCTG of the Gloeomargarita sp. SRBZ-1_bins_9 genome contains:
- the rsmI gene encoding 16S rRNA (cytidine(1402)-2'-O)-methyltransferase; this encodes MTPLPEGRLYLVATPIGHLEDITLRALRVLKEVHLIAAEDTRHTGKLLHHYGITTPQVSYHQHNWRQRLGELLQRLQAGEQIALVSDAGTPGISDPGQELVQACLAQGIPVTPVPGCNAAITALVASGLPTTPFLFLGFLPPRETARRQVLQRVKVVAATLICYEAPHRLVASLTTMTEVLGDRRCVVARELTKVHEEFWRGTLSAAARHYVEHPPKGEITLVVAGAEPNPDIPLAQVQSEVERLVAQGLGCREIAQQLAAQTGWPRRTLYQLALQCHRQGS
- the hemC gene encoding hydroxymethylbilane synthase, yielding MALVTRIGSRQSQLALIQTHWVRDELQKHYPDREFPIITMTTQGDKILDVALAKIGDKGLFTKELEQALLRQEVDLAVHSLKDLPTRMPEGLVLGAITQREEPRDALVLHPRWQRARLADLPAGTVIGTSSLRRLAQLRHRFPHLTFRDIRGNLNTRLQKLDRGDYDGLILAVAGLRRLGWADRISEVLEPEISLYAVGQGALGVQCRAADESVRELLQVVHHQETALRCWAERAFLRQLEGGCQVPIGVHSQLEGEMLTLSGVVLSLDGQQRVAGTQTARVTNETEAAVLGEALAQSLRQQGAEAILQAIFATVGRG
- the glmU gene encoding bifunctional UDP-N-acetylglucosamine diphosphorylase/glucosamine-1-phosphate N-acetyltransferase GlmU; this translates as MVAVAVLAAGKGTRMKSSIPKVLHPLAGKPMVERVLQSTQALPVERLLVVVGHGADRVRQVLAHWPRVEFVEQSPLLGTGHAVQQLVPYLENYTGDLLVLNGDVPLIRPETLLQLWETHRQGQYAVTLLTALLMDPTGYGRVICDGQMHVSAIIEDRDCTPAQRQNQRVNAGIYCFRWPQLREVLPRLTPNNQQQEYYLTDTIQWLKPARAVDIPDSTEILGINDRQQLATATQLFYARLRESWLHRGVTMIDPDSVTIEDEVELAPDVVIEPQTHLRGRTVIGTGSHIGPGCWLENSTIGENVRILYSVVANSVIGAGCQVGPFAHVRDQTQVAENCRVGNFVEMKKTQMGPGSRAAHLSYLGDAQIGARVNVGAGAITANFDGRDKHPTVIQDNCKLGANCVLVAPVTLGEGVTVAAGSVVTEDVPPDALVIARARQVVKPGWRPPYLRNHDATS